The Coffea arabica cultivar ET-39 chromosome 2c, Coffea Arabica ET-39 HiFi, whole genome shotgun sequence genome includes the window TGGGGAAAGAAGGATCAGGTTCAAGCTTAAGGATGTGCATTTGTACGatggagaaagagagagagagagagagagagaagggggaACACAAGAAAAGGAGAAATAGCATCGACCAAAGTCATTCATGTAGATTCAGCCCTTGCCAAATCACAAACACTATCAAATCTAACTCATGGCAGTAGAGGCTACCAAAAGGTAAATAGAACAGATTAAAAAGAAGAAATGAGTTAACCACCTATTGCGAAAGAAGGAAGCAACAGTGATACACATCACTTTCATCTCATTCACTGTACAAGACAAATAATGCACACTAAGGAACACCTATACATCCTGTAAAACGATGCCAAATCTACAGGAATGAAGTTCTAAATCACATGATACTAACTGTGCCAACTATATAATTGTGGCAGTAAGACTTTTTCCTATCTTTTACAGGATATTTTCCTTCTATATACACCTTCTATAGTAAGCAAGCATCATATAGGCAATGAATAGAAGTATAGATACATCAGCAGCTCATAgttttcaaaacttcaaaaacTTTTAGATAGTCATTAGGCAGTATACTATATGTGTATAGCACATAAGTAAATGCTACAAACATATTACACTTTGGACCTTGGTCATAATCAAAATACAATCTTTTCTTGCTGTCAAAAAGAGAGAGTGAAGAACCATTTGTTGAGTAAATTACAATGACAGAGACATGTAAAGGAAGACACTTACAGTTCCTTGAAAATTGGAACTTCAACATGGCTCAGTTCAAGGCAAAGAAATCTTCCCCCTCGTTTAAGCACCCTGAAAAATATACACAAAGTTGAATGTACCAAGTCATCCAGAGGTAAATGTTAATAGGAAAATGAAACATTGAGAACTTGAACAACAGCATTAGGGCAAAGATCAACATGACATGAAGGAAATAAACCTTTTTGGTCCCAAGTTCTACATGCAAGATGAAAGATATTAAACCGTGCATTGTGCTTCTTACCATGAAGCATTTGCTTTAACAACACAATGGACCATCCAATAAAGAGGCGCTGATCATAATCACAATCTAAACTTGGTTTGACCATCCAATAAAGAGCGCTGATCATAATCACAATCTAAACTTGGTTTGCAGGAAATGTAGAACTTACTTTCCCCTCTTTTAAAAACCTCACAAACGTAGTTTCTTACAGATGACCAATAATTCACTCTAGTTGCTATTAAACCAGAACTTTGAGATTTTTGTCAATATTTTATTTCTGGTACTTGCTCAAAATAGTAATATAGAGTTCAAGATAATCACCCTTCATAAAATTATAAGGTTCAAAGTAACTTCAAGGACCCTTTGCTGAACTATAGCAAATTACACATTCATGCCAGCCATATATGACATTTAGTGCTATTAAACAACCATCTCCAAAGAATTTTGAGAATTTCTGTTTACTACCATTAAATGAACCACTAGGAGGAATAAAAATTTTATGAACTATATGTACAAGCATCACTTGCCAGAACCACTAGGAGTAATGAAAATTACACAGAAAGTGCCGGAACTATAGCAAATTACACATTCGTGCCAGCCATATATGACATTTAGTGCTATTAAACAACCATCTCCAAAGAATTTTGAGAATTTCTGTTTACTACCATTTAATGAACCACTAGGAGGAATGAAAACTTTACGAACTATATGTACAAGCATCACTGGCCGGAACTTTCTATGTGACAAAGTTCAACCATAATGTAGCAAGAATGTACCTATAAGCTTCTGCAAGAGCTTTTTCAATATGCGTAACATTTCTGATCCCAAAGGCAATTGTGTAACCATCCATTGaattgtcctcaaaattcaaaGCTTCTGCATCTCCTTCTACCCAGACAAGAGCTCTATCCTCAGCAAGACCTGAAtgagaagtcaaaaaaaaaacctcctcACTTCAATACTACAAATTCTTGTTTCCAGGAAGCAATTTCATGTCAAAATTATAACCTTTGCCATCAAAGGGTTTAAATGAAGATTCTTTTCACATGGGTTTCTTACCTCTCTCTTGTGCCCGCTTCTTACCAACATTTAACATGTTTGGGTTGATGTCGCACACAAAAATCTGAGTTTCCTCCAGCAAATTATCTTCAGGAGAATCTTGCAAAGCTCTACGTTTAACACTGTTTATACTTTCTAGAATCCTAAAAGCAACATCCCCTGTAAAACCAGAAGCAATTTACTCAATTCAACAGTACCAGTTTTTTCACCACCTGAATGACAACAGATTGTGGAAACTTTATTTCCTCTTAGTTATGAAACAAAAATCGTACCAAAAATCAACTTTCTTTGTTATGAAGGTTTATCTCGCCATTTAAGATATCTAAGGTTGGACTCCTTCCACaggtttcaaaagtttgttTAGAAGCAAAAGGTTTTCATAGATAATTTGTACTGAGCCGAAAATCAAACTTTTCAGATTTtgtttcaaatatcaaaaggccTCTAATTTAGATGCCAAACGTGTTTGCATAGTGGACATATGATCAGATTGGGAGGTCAAAGTGGCTACAGAAAAATAGCCTTGCAAGCAGATGTACCTGAGAAAAAGCAACTCCAGTAAAAAAGATCCAGATCCAAGATTAAGGAACATTTCATAGCACAAAAAACAGATATATCCATACCTATGTATAACATGCATTTGGACTGCAGATTGCATTACATTAATAATCAAGAAAAGAGGGGCATAGGAATTGTTTTGTGCATAAGTCTAGCTTCTGCATGAAAGAAATCCAAAACTACAACATAATTACATACCATACAGATActtgttttgatgatttgaagagCAATAAATATTTGACAAAAGCTCAAATATTtagcaagagaaaaaaatacACCAATAACTTTTATGAACCTTTAACTTTGGGGATCATATCTCCAAGCCAGAAAGTAGAGGACAACAAAACTCacaaggaattttaagaaaataacaGGAACATCACACGGCATTTTAAAATGGCACTTCTCTTTTCAGCAATACAAGATTATATGGAAGCAGGGTAACATACATCAGTATACACCACAATGGAATCCCACCTGTACCACCAGCCACATCAAGATGCTTCATTCCAGGGAAAGGATTCAACTTGGAAACCAATCTAAATGGAAAAGAGGTACAAAAGATCCAATTTCAGAGAATGAAAGTCATTCATCCAATTTcagaaatggaaaaaatttAAACAGTTGAATCACCAAAAACTAACCTGTCCTTCCATAATCTATGTAATCCACCACTCATCAAGTCATTCATTAGGTCATAGTTTGAGGCAACACTGGTGAAAACGTTACCAACCATTTGGCTCTTTTCTTCCTCCCGCACCTCTTTATACCCTGAAATTGTGACCTTTTAAGTAAACACAGTTGTTAAAGCATGGCCCTtaaattaaaaatatctagcCTAAGCATCGTCAATCTGTTGCGCTATAACCAGACTTGCCAACAGCTTTgaaagaagtcaaaaaaaaaaaaaaaaaaaatatatatatatatatatatatatgtaaatggAATCAATTTTGAACAATCATTTCAAACTGACTGTTTCTTGGCATACTATCACGAAATTAAAAACACAAAAGTCGGAGGTTGCAAAAAGCTCCAAAACAGAAACATGTCGAAGAATGGAAACCATCCTGTTCCTTATAATGGGTGGGATGAAAACACTTCAAAAACAGCTAAAGATAGCCTTTTCGGCCAGATAATGATGCAAAGGAGGATATATAGATAGAAAGATGAGTTGACTCACCAAAACTAGTAGCATGAGAGTGCAACATATATCCTGAACTATACATGGATAACAGTTTCGATCTCCTCATAGCCCGGGTTAATGATCGCAAAGCTGTTGCCATGACCGCCGTATCAAAATTCCCTGCCCAAATAAACATTCAGCTTGATTCTATAGAAAACAAAAGGTTTTATTTTGCCCTGTAACTCCAAAGATCATGCAGAATTTGTAATATAAATCTATTCTATAAGATAATTTCTCCAGAGACATGGAAAAAGTCACATCGAGAATAACAAGCAATCtgtaaaggaaaaagaaacgcTCCATCTAACCCAAcaacctttttcttttcttagctaTCATTATCCAAGTCTCCAAGAACATGACAAGTACTTGCTATAATCTTCCATTCTCAATAAATATACACCTAAAATGACCTAAATGAGATTATGAAGAAGAAGGGAGTCTTTGGCAGGGGATCAGTGCCCTCCGCTGAACCACAAAAGCTGCATCCATTCAGCAGCCATGAAAATCATGTATCTCTCTGTATAGGTCCGAATACCATAAATTACACACCTCTGTTGCACTTATCAGAGAACTTCTCTCTATATTCTCCTAAATAAGCACATACTGGCTATATCCTCAAATAACAAAAGACTAATATAGGACGGCACAAAACCAATAAAGGAAGAACACTAAACCCCAGTATTCAACATGTAAATAACAATGTCCATTGCCATCACAAACAGCATAAGTTTCAGAGGATTTCTATCAAACGGTTAACATACAAAATTTTACAACACCACAACAATACTTGCTGACAAGCTAAAAATACAGTTTTCATCATattactaaaaaaaaatcaaaattgaatctttATCTCTGATATCTattcaattaaaataatttaatccCATGAtcgtggaaaaaaaaaaggaaagagctTTCCCAATAATGTAACCACAACGCAAAGAATAGCAATTTCACACCGAACCCAGATGATATTCGAACGAAATTAATGCACAAGTCCATGGTCCTTTCAATTAAAGAATCTAGTGCCAACAAAAATAACGTGGCGGAAAGTTTACCTTTTAAAAAATTCCGAAATTTTCCCAGCCCAGTTCAGGGTTAAACAGATAGATTCTGATAAAGTTTTCTCTAGCAAGCTTAAATCACACAATTGGAGAAAGAAATGCAGAGACGGACAGCGAAAATCAGAGCCCGGTATACTCAACGGGCCATAAAGGCTCCAGTTCTTTCGGTCGTTTTTCTGTTCTTAGTAACATAAAcagtgtatgtatgtatataggATTAATATCACTTTACCCCTAAACTGTATCATTACTATCCATTTATCTCTTTACATTACCTTTTAATCACTTTACCCATAGATAATTCAACTCAGCATATTTAAGAAATTTCAGGTAAAAATATCCTTTTATTATATAGCATTATtacattattattatcactCTATCCctttaaattatattaatacaatCTCTTTAATctctaacattattttctagatattttatCTTATCGTTAATCTAATCGGTAtggtaaaaattttttaaaagtatttaccttttttttatatataattaaaaaaagttggaatggttattgttccttttattttcactttaagagatccaaaaacataaaaataaaaggattttttcaaatttctttttgacacttattaatactaggaaaagaaaaagagataggagAAAAGGAtatagaaaattagattttacaaagaaagaaaataaagaagagtaTAACATTATTGTATTATTTTAAAAGTTATCGGGATTAGAATTAGAATTGGGTggtaaacaaaaaaataaaataattttaaaataataaaattctttgtatttttttaaaaaataattgagcGCTCTTTCTCTCCCCCCTCTCTCTCcccatctttctattttttttcaatattcatAAGATTGCgaagaaaaaagagattaataatttgactttttttcttgatattaaaaaggagaaaaatcactctaaattttttattgtttttattatacaaagagTAGGCTactttcttctaaagtttttttacttgttaaattggtTTAATGATGGGATAAATTGCCAAAAAAATAACTCTAGAGTGTAAATTGATAATGACACTATAGTTTAtgaggtaaagtgataataatgataagggctaaacatgtcttttcactttaattaacaaactctgTTAAGTTTGACCGTTAATCTTAATGGTAAAATGACTAAAAGGTAATGttaaaggggaaattaatagtaactgtgaggactcgtaaaaactattatttttaaacctaatttatggcttaataaattatttaattggatttttgccacgaggaatattttctagtcttattagacctaaatacatggtaatataacttcgttatatttttaaagtgactcgtttcaaaaattaatttcctggagcgcgtttagtaaaaatagtgaatagtgcttggagattttatccgcgtaggagcacaataagcttggaatattggagacttgtactatggtcctaaaataggtaatcttataaataaatactcaagtgatagttagtagtacaatcgttatacgaatttctcggaggtttcgcgttatagcgttaaaattgacggtacgcgtttcacacgcgcgactttatttgagggactttagacccttatttcgagacaattaagagtgaataatatttacatgaatataagtacattagaggtttagtgcactagtgaaccaaacgcgcgagaaaacgAGCCCTAAccgcgccaaacgcaccctaatgtgagttgactaatgggtgatttgtggccacaagtTAGTATCTTCTCTTGAAAGCTTAAAAATCTGATCACATTCTCTCTCCTCCTTCCCAAGAGTGCCGACCagccctctctccctctctaactccattgtttcaaaattttactTCACAAATCCTACTCAAACCACCACCAaaacatctccaaattcaaccaaacttgcaccacacttagcttaacactaggagatcattttgagctgcaaaaagggtgctggaaatcacggtttcttggagcatttcaagggccaaaaattctgatctagtacattaagaaggtataacatgatccatcaccttaaacttgatttatagtagtagatatgcatctctaagtacttgcatgtaagtagatgacttgatattgttaggaaatgtgaaagtgggctctatgaactcccactcttgggttgttgctgatttgatgattgatggtggatatattgttggtttagtggttaaaatgatggattaatggtgtgtaattgatagaaatttcattgggtgcaagaagcaaaagtttccaattttgctCCTGCcttgttcggccattttaaggccaattttaaatgaactaatggcttgaatctgatgtttatatgacgtattagatgtgtgaaaaatttcattgaaaaatattgaggtttggttgggcaaatgaattttttttgtgaaactagcaaatctggaaactgttcacGTATGGCTCTGACCAGCGGTGGTGTTtaggccataactctgtcctcggatgtcgaaatcacgtgccgttggtggcgtttgaaactagacattccaggctttaatttgagataaaatgcacattctgattctttatgagtgagccgaaccaaacgttttaagatcgctgtcctgttgctctgttcaactGGAATGAAGTGATAAGGCAGCaaattgatgcccgattttgaactagttgggtgccaaattttgaaatgatttcttctgtgatattatagccctatgaatttattttcaacGACATAAACCATGCCCcattctgagttaaattgactgagttgtgaccaaaacaagaggactgccctgttttggaaaaaccgtaatacttggactggtttgggacaaaacctgggagtgatcttattaattgaagttcttgatgctaaacacttaccaaaggtatcatggatgtatcttagacctttatttcacaaatgaaccatggttggatagctttcttgattaaacgatttgaattgggaaatgaagtcaaaagacaggttgccttagaaattttcctgaactttggatgattaattaactaactttccgaaggtatttttccctgagttttgatagagcggtacctttcataAAGGAGTAACATACTGCAAAATTttataccaatccaagttcgttttgatacttagctaaggttccaattttggaaactcaaatctggaaattgttcaccagacttgaattttcctaacttcgagctaccgtatttcggtgctcgaaactccaattctcAATCCGTTTATTCTGACCTAAACCTTACTTACACCTCTAATTGAATTATGAATTTCAAGGGctagtttgcaacgagtgaattctgccaaatttcaaaagttaGCGAAAAAACCAACCTTAGCTCAATCCTGAACATTCTGGAACAGtgatttcaagctcattttttagtactttccacttagattcatggaaaagtgtcttctaagaacttttaacactttccataaggtttccaatggtataaatttttccaattttgggcttatatcgagagagatacgaattttcaaagatttataataaaactgaaaattttcaattttcaaggcaaaagagtttttccaaaaactcttaattctcttagattattcaaacgttttgccctcgattttcatgataaaaactcaattaatattgtacttaataaaacgcaagttgaacctcgatctacgagtaattgaggttcattttcgtgaaatattctttagattgtactagtgtacaatcttccttgataattgggatatttgagtgattatccactattaattgccaagcgcacaaggagaccttcaagaggatcttacagtggacacttgaacttccagaaaataattcttattgaattgctcggtgagtgtcaagtgtgtgaatccttGATACCTGCTTgattgtggtaattgttggagattttaaaaataaaggcgggtgtgtactttatcacactcgttctaatttcaaatgaatgaatgaaatgtattgaatgaatgaatgaatgaaatgtattgaatgaatgaatgaaatgcaatggtatgttatgact containing:
- the LOC113727041 gene encoding 2-methoxy-6-polyprenyl-1,4-benzoquinol methylase, mitochondrial-like, which encodes MATALRSLTRAMRRSKLLSMYSSGYMLHSHATSFGYKEVREEEKSQMVGNVFTSVASNYDLMNDLMSGGLHRLWKDRLVSKLNPFPGMKHLDVAGGTGDVAFRILESINSVKRRALQDSPEDNLLEETQIFVCDINPNMLNVGKKRAQERGLAEDRALVWVEGDAEALNFEDNSMDGYTIAFGIRNVTHIEKALAEAYRVLKRGGRFLCLELSHVEVPIFKELYDLYSFSVIPAVGEQVAGDRESYQYLVESIRRFPPQEKFAAMIADAGFQKVEYENLVGGVVAIHSGLKF